A stretch of the Bacillaceae bacterium S4-13-56 genome encodes the following:
- the folE2 gene encoding GTP cyclohydrolase FolE2: MNKVSISKNKNKDLPSKEERHKLFGSVEPGPRTKPVTKEQMVDLQNTKKDFLFDLDVVGIANVKHPIRIYSELAPEVQTTIGTFTFSSTIAKDSKGTNMSRFTEQLDQYHQEGFALDLSTLKKFTKELADRLKQNDSFVEVSFPWFFERKGPSSQIGGLNHAEATIKVNYDKKTGYDIQAGLRATITTLCPCSKEISEYSAHNQRGQVSIEVVLDDDFDDTQKDWKAALLHAAESNASAVLHPVLKRPDEKYVTEHAYENPRFVEDVVRLVAADLYEMPFIEKFTVRCQNEESIHLHDAIAQLTYDKRYEE; the protein is encoded by the coding sequence ATGAATAAAGTTTCTATTTCTAAAAATAAAAATAAAGATCTACCTTCTAAGGAAGAGCGTCATAAATTATTTGGATCTGTTGAGCCAGGACCAAGAACAAAGCCTGTCACTAAAGAACAAATGGTGGATTTACAAAATACCAAGAAAGATTTTTTGTTTGACCTTGATGTGGTGGGTATTGCTAATGTAAAGCATCCTATACGCATCTACAGCGAACTCGCACCTGAAGTTCAGACTACTATTGGAACCTTCACCTTTTCATCCACGATTGCTAAAGATAGCAAGGGCACTAATATGAGTCGGTTCACAGAACAGTTAGATCAGTATCATCAAGAAGGCTTTGCATTAGACTTAAGTACTTTAAAAAAATTCACCAAGGAACTTGCTGATCGATTAAAACAAAACGATTCCTTTGTTGAAGTAAGTTTCCCATGGTTTTTTGAAAGAAAAGGTCCATCATCCCAAATCGGTGGTCTCAACCATGCAGAAGCAACGATAAAAGTAAACTATGATAAAAAAACTGGATATGACATTCAAGCAGGTTTACGTGCAACCATAACTACTCTATGTCCATGCTCTAAGGAGATTAGTGAATATAGCGCACATAATCAAAGAGGACAGGTTTCTATAGAAGTCGTGCTTGATGATGATTTTGATGATACGCAAAAAGATTGGAAAGCAGCTCTATTACATGCCGCTGAGTCTAATGCAAGTGCCGTTTTACATCCTGTGCTTAAACGCCCTGATGAAAAATACGTTACTGAACATGCATATGAAAATCCAAGATTTGTAGAAGATGTGGTCAGGTTAGTGGCTGCTGACTTATACGAAATGCCTTTTATTGAGAAATTTACCGTTCGCTGTCAAAATGAAGAATCGATTCACCTGCATGATGCTATTGCTCAGTTGACTTATGATAAACGATATGAAGAATAG
- the yidD gene encoding membrane protein insertion efficiency factor YidD, protein MKYLLLAVIKGYRKFISPLTPPSCRFYPTCSQYGLEAIQRFGAFKGGYLTIKRILKCHPFHPGGVDLVPEKSTKQRSSKTTQER, encoded by the coding sequence ATCAAATATCTATTACTTGCTGTTATAAAAGGATATCGGAAATTTATATCACCGTTGACACCACCATCTTGTAGATTTTATCCGACCTGCTCACAATACGGTTTGGAAGCCATTCAACGTTTCGGTGCCTTTAAGGGTGGATATTTAACCATAAAAAGAATTTTAAAATGTCATCCCTTTCATCCTGGAGGAGTTGATTTGGTTCCTGAAAAAAGTACAAAACAACGATCCTCAAAGACTACACAAGAGAGATAA
- a CDS encoding thioesterase family protein, which yields MVVNETTIKVRYAETDQMQVVYHANYLVWFEIGRTALIEQLGFRYADMEKEGVVSPVVHADVAFKTPVRYGETATIRTSISSYTGVRVIYSYEIFNEKGELSVQGKTEHVCVEQKSFRPISIKKRFPDWHQAYEEAQIKES from the coding sequence ATGGTCGTGAATGAGACTACTATTAAAGTAAGATACGCCGAAACAGATCAAATGCAGGTTGTTTATCATGCAAACTATTTGGTTTGGTTTGAAATTGGAAGAACAGCTTTAATTGAACAATTGGGGTTTAGATATGCCGACATGGAAAAAGAAGGGGTTGTATCACCTGTTGTACACGCAGATGTGGCCTTTAAAACACCGGTAAGATATGGAGAAACGGCTACCATAAGAACTTCCATTTCTTCCTACACTGGAGTACGAGTAATTTATTCCTATGAAATATTTAACGAAAAAGGGGAGCTTTCTGTTCAGGGAAAAACAGAACATGTTTGTGTTGAACAAAAATCGTTTCGACCTATTTCAATCAAAAAAAGGTTCCCTGATTGGCACCAAGCTTATGAGGAAGCGCAAATAAAGGAGTCATAA
- a CDS encoding AAA family ATPase, giving the protein MRKYAPLQDLQENWLHLMDPISLTEAEALRIVDLWDTDDKEELALLYTYITFQRIIRNRKRDHISDYFLNKAKQIQPIRKTEEVESFIIWLESLQLSEYISGELVPRETDHMSIKQNKMAQLLEEIKTFKDLIPNGDDRTPLSDEDSLLFQELTKLQNSVIDLHEVLLELQKEGQKNISSQSLSNVQSFFKEIMKSLDEIQLLTPNWINDIMRPSPLKELDNMIGIKQVKEYIRNYYLFLKYQQDRKKLGLSMKDEPGLHMIITGNPGTGKTTIARLLAKLYADLSLLKSDEIVEVNRSHLVGSYVGQSEENTMSYIKQAEEKILFIDEAYSLKREGQTGNDYGQAVIDTLVSAMTSKEHQGKFGVILAGYPEEMRQFLWSNSGLRSRFPEQNHIELSDYKMEELIIISEQMALENDYFFTETALNVLEEAIDQRRVDQSFGNARTVKDVILSVIFHKGVNRDQEKLKNSIMDHMRITEDDIRFVLENNRNEKDPEVNLQSLVGLDHIKAEVEKISSFVNMQQRRKEKGFPKVPIQLHAVFSGNPGTGKTTVAHLYAQILKNCGLLKRGHMVVVSRSDLVAGYVGQTAIKTKRKIREALGGVLFIDEAYSLMQGSQQDFGKEAIDTLVDEMTKHEENLVVILAGYVNEMNYLLESNPGLSSRFKKYFHFPNYTPAEMIRMGNQIANSYKYQVSKEAINQLEENLNSEKINGNGRFIRNIIEEAIQFQALRQERDDSQADWDILNKDDILNAWKMVKEREGNGRE; this is encoded by the coding sequence ATGAGGAAATATGCTCCCTTACAGGATTTACAAGAAAATTGGTTACATCTAATGGATCCAATTTCATTAACTGAAGCTGAGGCACTTCGTATAGTGGATTTATGGGATACCGATGACAAGGAAGAATTAGCTCTTCTTTACACATATATTACCTTTCAAAGAATCATTCGAAATCGCAAAAGAGATCATATTTCTGACTATTTTTTAAATAAGGCGAAACAGATCCAACCAATTAGAAAGACAGAGGAAGTTGAGAGCTTTATTATATGGTTAGAAAGTCTGCAATTATCTGAATATATTTCTGGAGAACTTGTTCCAAGAGAAACGGATCACATGTCGATTAAGCAAAATAAAATGGCTCAATTACTAGAAGAAATAAAGACATTTAAGGATTTAATTCCAAATGGTGACGACCGAACTCCTTTAAGTGATGAAGATTCACTTTTGTTCCAAGAACTTACTAAACTTCAAAATAGTGTGATAGATTTGCATGAAGTTCTTCTGGAATTACAAAAAGAGGGACAAAAGAATATATCTTCTCAGTCTCTTTCCAATGTTCAATCTTTTTTTAAAGAGATCATGAAATCACTTGATGAAATTCAACTATTAACACCTAATTGGATAAATGACATAATGCGTCCATCTCCTTTAAAAGAGTTAGATAATATGATTGGGATTAAACAGGTAAAAGAATATATTCGCAACTATTATTTATTTTTAAAATATCAGCAAGATAGGAAAAAGCTTGGTCTTTCGATGAAAGATGAACCTGGATTGCATATGATTATAACTGGTAATCCTGGAACTGGAAAAACAACGATTGCTCGGCTTTTAGCAAAGCTTTACGCAGATCTTTCTTTGCTTAAAAGTGATGAAATTGTAGAGGTGAATCGATCCCACTTGGTTGGGTCTTATGTTGGGCAAAGTGAAGAAAATACAATGTCCTATATCAAACAAGCTGAAGAAAAGATACTTTTTATTGATGAGGCCTATAGTCTTAAAAGAGAAGGACAAACCGGGAATGATTACGGACAGGCCGTTATTGATACACTTGTCTCAGCGATGACTAGCAAGGAGCATCAAGGGAAATTTGGAGTTATTCTTGCAGGATATCCTGAAGAAATGAGACAATTTCTATGGTCTAATTCGGGGCTGAGAAGTAGATTTCCTGAACAAAACCATATAGAATTATCGGATTATAAGATGGAAGAGTTAATTATCATTTCCGAGCAAATGGCACTAGAAAATGATTACTTTTTTACAGAAACCGCACTTAATGTATTAGAAGAAGCTATTGATCAAAGGAGAGTAGACCAGTCATTTGGGAACGCTAGAACCGTTAAAGATGTCATCTTATCTGTTATTTTCCATAAAGGGGTAAATCGAGATCAAGAAAAATTAAAAAATTCGATCATGGACCATATGCGTATAACAGAAGATGATATTCGATTTGTTCTAGAGAACAATAGAAACGAAAAAGATCCAGAGGTAAACCTTCAATCATTAGTTGGTTTAGATCATATTAAAGCAGAAGTTGAAAAAATTTCATCCTTTGTAAATATGCAGCAAAGGAGAAAAGAAAAAGGATTCCCTAAAGTTCCGATACAATTACACGCTGTTTTTTCTGGAAATCCGGGAACAGGAAAAACAACCGTAGCGCATCTCTATGCACAGATTTTAAAGAATTGTGGCTTATTAAAAAGGGGACATATGGTTGTTGTTTCTAGAAGCGATCTAGTTGCAGGTTATGTGGGTCAAACGGCTATTAAGACTAAACGTAAAATTAGAGAGGCACTTGGTGGAGTTTTATTTATCGACGAGGCTTACTCTTTAATGCAAGGAAGCCAACAGGATTTTGGTAAGGAAGCTATTGACACCCTAGTTGACGAAATGACGAAACATGAGGAGAATTTAGTTGTCATTCTAGCTGGGTATGTTAATGAGATGAATTATTTGTTAGAGAGCAACCCTGGATTGTCTTCAAGGTTTAAAAAATATTTCCATTTCCCAAATTATACCCCTGCGGAAATGATCCGAATGGGTAATCAAATTGCCAATTCTTATAAATATCAGGTAAGCAAAGAGGCAATAAACCAGTTGGAGGAAAACTTGAATTCAGAAAAAATAAACGGGAATGGGCGATTTATAAGGAATATTATTGAAGAGGCCATCCAATTTCAAGCTTTACGACAAGAACGGGATGACTCTCAAGCAGATTGGGATATTTTAAATAAAGATGATATCTTAAATGCATGGAAAATGGTAAAGGAGAGAGAAGGAAATGGTCGTGAATGA
- the ilvA gene encoding threonine ammonia-lyase IlvA: MTKTLQTIQVKDILIANQALKDVVVKTPLQRDEILSNRYDCNVYLKREDLQVVRSFKIRGAYNLMQSLTPEELKNGVVCASAGNHAQGVAYSCKALGVKGKIFMPTTTPRQKVSAVDFFGQPFIDVVLTGDTFDDSYKEAVSYCSENSMSFIHPFDDERTIAGQGTVGLEILDSVEESVSHVFMSIGGGGLISGVGSYMKSISPDTKVIGVEPLGAPSMKRSMEAGKVVTLDKIDKFVDGAAVKQVGNIPFEIGNQVIDDIIVVPEGKICTTLLDLYNENAIVAEPAGAMPIAALDFYREEIKGKNIVCIISGGNNDIDRMQEMKERSLIYEGYKHYFIVNFPQRAGALREFMMEVLGKNDDITRFEYTKKNNRDKGPVLVGIELQNKSDYEPLVQRMEQNGFSYIEINKDQNLFNLLI, translated from the coding sequence GTGACGAAAACATTACAAACCATTCAAGTGAAAGATATCTTAATCGCAAATCAAGCTCTAAAAGACGTAGTGGTGAAAACTCCACTCCAAAGAGATGAAATATTATCTAACCGATACGATTGTAATGTTTATTTGAAAAGAGAAGACTTACAAGTAGTTCGTTCCTTTAAAATACGTGGAGCTTATAATCTAATGCAAAGTCTAACTCCTGAAGAGCTTAAGAATGGAGTAGTTTGTGCAAGCGCAGGAAATCACGCTCAAGGTGTAGCCTATTCTTGTAAGGCACTTGGTGTGAAGGGCAAGATTTTTATGCCTACTACAACCCCACGGCAAAAGGTATCTGCAGTTGATTTTTTTGGGCAACCGTTCATTGATGTTGTTCTGACAGGGGACACATTTGATGATTCTTACAAAGAAGCAGTATCATATTGTTCAGAAAATAGTATGTCATTCATCCACCCTTTTGATGACGAAAGAACAATTGCAGGGCAAGGTACAGTTGGACTGGAAATTTTGGACTCTGTTGAAGAATCTGTTTCCCATGTATTTATGTCCATAGGGGGTGGGGGGTTAATCTCTGGCGTTGGATCCTACATGAAGAGCATTAGCCCGGATACAAAAGTTATAGGTGTAGAACCATTAGGTGCTCCAAGTATGAAACGGTCAATGGAAGCCGGAAAAGTAGTTACCCTTGATAAAATTGATAAATTTGTTGATGGTGCAGCCGTAAAACAGGTTGGAAATATTCCTTTTGAAATCGGTAATCAAGTTATTGATGATATCATTGTCGTTCCTGAGGGCAAGATATGTACTACCTTACTGGATCTTTATAACGAAAATGCCATAGTTGCTGAACCAGCTGGTGCTATGCCGATAGCAGCACTCGACTTTTATCGAGAAGAGATTAAAGGAAAGAATATTGTTTGTATCATTAGTGGGGGAAATAACGATATTGATCGAATGCAAGAGATGAAAGAACGGTCATTAATTTATGAAGGGTATAAACATTACTTTATTGTAAATTTTCCTCAAAGAGCTGGAGCACTACGCGAATTTATGATGGAAGTGTTGGGGAAAAACGATGATATCACTCGATTTGAATATACGAAAAAAAATAACAGGGATAAAGGGCCTGTCCTTGTAGGAATTGAACTACAAAATAAGAGTGATTATGAACCTCTAGTTCAGCGTATGGAACAAAACGGTTTTTCTTACATCGAAATCAATAAAGATCAAAATTTGTTTAACCTTCTTATTTAA
- the tlp gene encoding small acid-soluble spore protein Tlp, giving the protein MVNRNYPKPNPDDRSDNVEKLQDMVQNTIENIEESHEAMQFSSREERQQIEEKNKRREESIEGFRREIKDEYRNQHNK; this is encoded by the coding sequence ATGGTGAATCGTAATTATCCAAAGCCAAATCCAGACGACCGATCTGATAATGTTGAAAAGCTTCAAGATATGGTTCAAAACACAATAGAAAATATTGAGGAATCACATGAAGCTATGCAATTTTCTTCTAGAGAAGAGAGACAACAAATAGAAGAAAAAAACAAACGACGCGAGGAATCTATTGAAGGATTTCGTCGGGAGATAAAAGACGAATATCGCAATCAACACAACAAATAA
- a CDS encoding acid-soluble spore protein N — MGNPKRDSKHFAPDHLGTQPRGFSGNKGKKMQVKSRYQTQVIQTKGK; from the coding sequence ATGGGTAATCCGAAAAGGGATAGTAAACATTTCGCCCCTGACCATTTAGGGACACAACCTCGAGGTTTTAGTGGAAACAAAGGAAAAAAAATGCAAGTTAAAAGTAGATATCAAACACAAGTTATACAAACAAAAGGAAAATAG
- a CDS encoding FbpB family small basic protein, with protein sequence MKRRKRKSFEELVQENRMLIENDQSAMEKIEERVFERLNALKARS encoded by the coding sequence ATGAAAAGGAGAAAGCGGAAATCATTTGAAGAACTTGTACAAGAAAATCGAATGTTGATTGAAAATGATCAATCTGCGATGGAGAAGATTGAAGAACGTGTTTTTGAAAGATTGAACGCATTGAAAGCCAGGTCATAG
- a CDS encoding TlpA disulfide reductase family protein, protein MVQRWISFILLIGLIGVAFYTISNELSSNHSVEENVLSSEEVNNTPQLPEGLKVGEVAPDFTLQTLDGKTVALSELRGKKVFVNFWATWCPPCKEEMPEMQSFYEKYKDEVVILAINYTTTESGKEKVSSFIQEYGYTFSVLLDPEDEATKPYRAVALPTTYFIGTDGKIQLERHVGPLTEEMMIEKMNELS, encoded by the coding sequence TTGGTTCAACGTTGGATATCCTTCATTTTACTCATAGGTTTAATTGGTGTCGCTTTCTACACTATTTCTAATGAGTTGAGTTCGAATCATTCAGTAGAGGAAAATGTTCTGTCTAGCGAGGAAGTAAACAATACTCCTCAATTACCTGAAGGACTAAAGGTTGGGGAAGTTGCGCCTGATTTTACTCTACAAACTTTGGACGGTAAAACCGTAGCACTATCAGAGCTTCGAGGAAAAAAGGTCTTTGTGAATTTTTGGGCTACATGGTGTCCACCATGTAAAGAAGAAATGCCAGAAATGCAATCTTTTTATGAAAAGTATAAGGATGAAGTGGTCATTCTAGCTATTAATTATACGACTACAGAAAGTGGAAAAGAAAAAGTTAGCTCCTTTATTCAAGAATATGGATATACCTTTTCTGTACTCCTTGATCCTGAAGATGAAGCCACAAAACCTTATCGAGCTGTTGCACTTCCCACAACGTATTTCATTGGAACGGATGGCAAAATACAGTTAGAAAGACATGTCGGGCCTTTAACAGAAGAGATGATGATTGAAAAGATGAATGAACTCTCCTAA